The Lolium rigidum isolate FL_2022 chromosome 1, APGP_CSIRO_Lrig_0.1, whole genome shotgun sequence region CCACCAATCTTTTTCATCTGCCCAATGTCACAGGTCCGTCAACAAATCAAAGAAATGAAGCACTTGAATCATGTGATGATGTTGGTCACACCAACAGTTACCTTCTATTTACCTGATCAATCACCTTCAACCCTTGTTGCTTTCAAGTAGGTGGTTTGCATTGTCACCTTTATTTCATATAACCTTTGCATCTTTATAATATTTTCAGGAGATCATGAGGGATCCACACATTGCTGCTGATGGATTCACATATGAAGGCGACACCATCTAGGACTGGCTTCAAAGCGGCCATACAATGTCCCCCATGACCTACCTCACTTTCACACACCATGAGTTAATACCAAACAATGCCCTTCGTTTTGCGATTCAAGAATGGCAAATGCAATCATTGTGTCCGATTGAAGATCTCTGAGTTCATGCAATAGTCCTCTACAAGTTGAACTCGAATCTTACtgtgaggatttaaccatggcacTGGAGTGGACTGCACGGAGGCAGTTAAGATGATCAAGGAGCCAGGCATTGACCGTTCGGTTTTCATGGGCATTGTCCAGGAAATAAAAGAGATGATGGTAGATGGGGATAGGTTCGAGACATTTATCATTAGACATGAGCGGAATAAACTAAGTCATGAGCTTGCAAACTTTGATCTCTTGTCGACTAGTACTATGGTTTGGCCTCAGTCCGGGCCTGATGAAGTCCTAGCACTATGCCAGGCAGATTGTAATCATATGATTTAATCACTACAAATTCCCATtcgcaaaaaagaaaaaggatggcAAATGTGACAGCAAACGAAATTTTAAACTTCCATTTGATTTGTATGATGTCGTTTTTTTTTTGAGTGATCATATGAtgtcatgtttatggagtgaagcaaATGGTTTTATGTTTGTATAGTATAGCGAACTTTCTTCCTCACTTAAGCAGTTAGCACTCTATCAATGTTTGGCCCCGTGAATGAGAGGTTTGGGATGAACTGAGTTGGCATGTAACTCTCCAAGAGGATGTGTTATTCTAGTTGAATGAAATGGGAATACAGGATGCGTACACCCATTTCCCCTCTCGCTTTCGCGAAGCTAGAAGTTCGAGCAAATCATTATGATCCCCAAAAAGTTACAGTGGAACAACAATCAGATAAACCAGAAGTTAGATGGTTGAGCACAGACAGTTCATAATAATGTGATTTCTTGATAGATTAACTACGAATGTTCGATCTTCAGAGCTACAGATACTGGTCTGACTTGGTAGTTTCGCTGCATGCTGCCATTTTATAGGATATAACAGGCACATTATCTGACTACCGCGTCGGCAGAGACTGCATGGGCCAAGTGGTTTAGCTGCTCTTGCTCGCCAACAATTTGGCCCCATCCCCTAGCTTCAATTTTCAAAGTTGTAGGTCAACAGCAAAACAAAATTGAGGGGTTCTCGGTGAATAGAGGATTTGCTGGCTGCACGATGAGGCAAGTAGGAACTAGAGCAAACGTTGAGTCGATCGCGATGAGAGCATCATATATTATagcgccaaaaaaaaaaaagtatactAGACTCTGTTGCGCTGTCGATTGAGAAGGTGGGCTGGGCATTCACACAAACAGGTTGTCTGCAGAAAGAGCTTAGGAAGCAAACGTTTAGTGCAGTTATCGTAAGACAAGACTAGAGGAGAGGAGTGGAGAAGAGGACTTACAGTCGGGATGGTTGGGAATTGGGACAACAAAAAATGAAGCGGCCAGTGGATgaggaagtatatctccactccaAGAGGGTGCTGAAGTGAAGTGTCTCGCACTCTCACTTCACTTTGCAGCTGCGGTCATACAGAGTAGAGAGGAGTTTCCCAAGTCATCGGATCGTCCATCAATCCACCATGAGAAAGGCACAGCTAGCTCCTGCCATGGAAGTTACTGTGAGATTCTTGGGCAATTCCTTCAGCTACATTAGTAGCTTACCATCACGTCATATATAGCTTAATCGATTCCAGCCGTCTGTTTGGGCAACGGCCACAAGACAGGCCGAAAGCAGGCGTGTGTGTGCACAGCTACTAGAACGAGTCAATCTCTGCATAGATGAGCCGGAGAAAAAGTAATTAATGAATGAACAAGAGCAAGTAGGCAGGTATAAAATGGCAGAGCAGACAAAAGCGCGGGGACGACTCCAAAGCTGGCCTGGCCTGAGCTGCTGCGCAAAGGAAGGAACGACAGAGCTGGCAGCAGTGATGGACTCCATGGCCGGCGACTcgccggaactgtcctcctccttttccGGAGGCGGGGAGAAGAAAAAGGTGTACGTGGCGATGGGGGCGGGGGAGTCCAAGGCCATGGTGTTGTGGGCGCTGCAAAAGTTCCCCgacagagccgccgccgccttcgtgcTGCTCCATGTCTACTGCCACCCCAAATTCATCCCCATCAGTGCGTCTCCTGCCCTTCCccatatgtttcttttctttcgaTCTGGGCTGATTCCATTGCCCATTTACCCTCCCCTCCATGTTCAGTTCTCTCTTTCTCGCGTAAAAGATGTTCAGTTATCTCTGGAAACTCATAGTATTTCCCTTTGTGCAAAAACCAACTCAAAACACGAGTTTTCCTTGGGGGGTATTAGATCTCTCTGTTTCTTTCTGAAAGTCGTATTTCGATCTGTCGAGATAAAGATTTTCTGTGATATGAAATCGGTGTCCAAGTCAACAAGTTTTGCAAAGGAGGGAGTAGTAAAACTATGGATGAAAATGTTTATGTCACCAATGTTGTTTCACAGTGGGCACTAGGATTCCTGCTAGCCAGGTGCAAGAGCAGCAGCTAATTGCACACAagaagatggagctgcaaaaGATCAGTGACATCCTGGACGAGCACCTGCTTTTGTGTGCACAGGAAAAGGTCGTGCTAGCTTAACACATAGTCACCTCTCACAatgtaaagaaaaaaaaaaatcaatatcaGCATGGATTACATTGCAGAAACATACTAAAAGAATTAACCTACACATTTATTTCCAGGTACAAGCTGAGAAGCTGGTGGTTGAATCAGATGATGTCGCAGATGGGCTACTGCAGCTCATCTCTGAGCGACATGTCACCGCGCTCATCATGGGGGCAGCAGCAGATAAGCATTACACAAAGTACGTTGCAAATTTCTTGACATTCATGGATGATCATTATAGCTGAACACTTGGCAGTCATTAGTATTGCCACACAAAATAAAACCTAACTCTTTCAAGAATTCAGGAAAATGATGGCCCTCAAGTCTAAGAAAGCACAGGCTGTAGAACAACAGGCAGATCCTTTCTGCAGAATATGGTACATTTGCAAAGGAACGCTCGTTTACCGCAGGTACGGTTGGTCGACTGCGAGGAATCTTCACTTTGTGCTCTTAGGATTACTAGCAGAATTCCAGCCCGTTTGACATGTTTCCCTCCCTGGCTTTGACTTATCTATTCTAGGATGGATGTTGCCATTAGCAATGAAGCAATGCGAGAAGATAGGCGAAAGTCTGGTGATCAGCAGTTTTCAGTGGATAGATCAACTAGCTTGTCAGACACATGGTGTATTTCAAACACATGGCTACATGAACCAAACCTCGGACAACAGACAGGAAGGACTAGTCCGTGCAGATTGTATGATAATGAAACGGTAAGCACAATCCATGATGGAGGATCTGCTTGGTAAAAACACAAAATAGATGATCACTACAGCATACTGTTTTATCTGATAGTCCACCTGTTTATACCCATAGTTCTGAAATCTAATTATACTCCCAACTTCTACACGAGGACAGTAAAAAATTCAATAAATATTGATGTGACGTTCTTACCTTATCACATGCAGGACATTGTTAGAGAATTTGACAAGCCTGACAACAAATTCAACCATATGCTCCAGGAGTTAGAGAGTGTAAGAAAACAAGCTTATGAAGAAAAATGCAGCCGCGAAAAGGCAGAaagggagttacttgaggctttcCAGAAAGTAAGAGTAGCTTAATTTTCATTTAACAGTCATATCAAGTATATACTAATGTTAACAGTTAATTTAGTTGCATACTTGCGTGGATGTATGTATGCCAGTGAGAGCATTATTTGTAAGAAGCTCATGCTACTGTGCTTGTGAAGCACCTTCAGAAACTTTAACACCAAAAATAAATTTTTAAACAAAATATTATTTTGCATAATTGAATGAAATATGTTCTCACGTTTAGTCTGTCCAACAGGCACGAGACTCCGAGAATCTTTACTCAGGAGAAGTGAAGCAAAGGAATAAAGCAGAGGAAAAGttgacagcaacaatggaggaagtTGAGAAACTCACAGAAACAACTGATGAACTTTGTGCAAAGCTTCAAGAGGAACGCAAGAAAAGATTGGCCCTGGAGAAGAGAACTGCCCACTCAGACCGAATCATCAAGGATTTGATGCTGCAACGTGACAAAGCTGTAAGAGAGGTAGAAGCGCTACATGCAAATAAAGGAGAATCTAGTGCAACCACAGAGGGGGAAATGCACATCACGGTGTTATCCTGCTCAGAGATTAAGgaagcaaccaacaactttgacCACTCATTGAAGGTTGGAGAAAGTGTTTACGGAAGTGTGTATAAGGGCTTTCTTCGGCACACAAATGTAGCAATAAAGAAGTTGAATCCCGATAGCACACAGTCACAGTCGCAGTTCAATCAGGAGGTTAAATTATTGGTTTTTTGTCAATTTTCTGGTATTTTGATGGTTCACATAAATTACTGTGTTGCAGAAAGttaagtttgttcatgatgcttgcTTTGCAGGTAGAAATTCTCAGCAGGGTGCGGCATCCAAACCTGGTTACTCTTATAGGAGCTTGTAAGGAGGATCAAACTCTTGTCTATGAATATATGCCCAatggaagcttggatgaccgcttGGCTTGCAAGGACAATTCTAAACCTCTTAGCtggcagttgcgcacccgcatcaTTTCTGATGTTTGCTGCGCGCTGATCTTCCTCCATTCTAATAAACCTCATAGCATTGTTCACAGCGATCTGAAAGCATCTAACATTATTCTTGACGGGAATAATGTAGCTAAGCTCAGTGGTTTTGGTGTGTGCCGAATGTTCACTGATGCGTTCAGGAACACAACCACTCTATATAGGCATACCCACCCAAAGGGCTCCTTTGCATACATTGATCCTGAATATGTCATGACTGGTGATCTGACACCCCAATC contains the following coding sequences:
- the LOC124677513 gene encoding U-box domain-containing protein 33-like, which codes for MDSMAGDSPELSSSFSGGGEKKKVYVAMGAGESKAMVLWALQKFPDRAAAAFVLLHVYCHPKFIPIMGTRIPASQVQEQQLIAHKKMELQKISDILDEHLLLCAQEKVQAEKLVVESDDVADGLLQLISERHVTALIMGAAADKHYTKKMMALKSKKAQAVEQQADPFCRIWYICKGTLVYRRMDVAISNEAMREDRRKSGDQQFSVDRSTSLSDTWCISNTWLHEPNLGQQTGRTSPCRLYDNETDIVREFDKPDNKFNHMLQELESVRKQAYEEKCSREKAERELLEAFQKARDSENLYSGEVKQRNKAEEKLTATMEEVEKLTETTDELCAKLQEERKKRLALEKRTAHSDRIIKDLMLQRDKAVREVEALHANKGESSATTEGEMHITVLSCSEIKEATNNFDHSLKVGESVYGSVYKGFLRHTNVAIKKLNPDSTQSQSQFNQEVEILSRVRHPNLVTLIGACKEDQTLVYEYMPNGSLDDRLACKDNSKPLSWQLRTRIISDVCCALIFLHSNKPHSIVHSDLKASNIILDGNNVAKLSGFGVCRMFTDAFRNTTTLYRHTHPKGSFAYIDPEYVMTGDLTPQSDVYSFGVVLLRLLTGRPGFGLLKDVQQAVEKGCLEAILDSSAGDWPAMQADQLARVGLKCCEIRRKNRPDLQTEVWTVLEPMLKSASVKLCSLSFKSVSEDLGGVPSYFICPILQDIMREPLIAADGFTYEAEAIREWIDSGHRTSPMTNLELLHHDLLPNHALRSAIQEWLQTNAN